Part of the Vulgatibacter sp. genome is shown below.
TGCCTGCCGGTGACCTTGCCGACCTTGAGGTTGGTGACGATCGGGTAGAAGTCCCAGAGGTGCTTCTCGCGCACCGCGCCTGCGGGCAGCGGCGCGCCGAAGCGGAAGCCGTTGGAGAGGCCGATCTCCGCGCCGGTGCCTGCGCGCACCGCGTCGGAGAGGAAGTTGTCGAGGGTGGTCTCCACCACGTCGTAGCGCTCGAGCTGCGCCCCGATGGTGCCGATGGGCTGGTCGAGCTTCGCGCGCAGCGGCTCCAGGGTCGCGTCCACCAGCGCCTTCACCTCGGGCTTCTCGGGGAAGTTCGATGCGGTGAGCTCGATCAGCTCCCAGCGCTTGTCGACGACGACGCCGTCGCGGACGAAGAGATCGAGCCTGCCGAGGAAGGAGCCGAAGGCGCCGGGCTCGACGATCCAGGTGCCGTTCTTCTCGATCGGCTCGTAGGTGCGCTCGTGCGTGTCGCCGGAGAGATGCACGTCGACGCCCGGGACACGCTCCGCCAGCGCCACCGCCTTGGAGAGACCGAGGTGCGTGGCGAGGAGCACCACCTCCGCGCCCTCCTTCTGCCGCACCTGCTGCACCAACTCGGGAAGCTCCGCCGCGCCGTCGTAGGCGAGGCCGGTGCTGTAGGCGGGGGGCTGGCGCTTCGGCACGTCGGGATCGGTATAGCCGACCACGCCGATGCGGACGCCGCCGACCTCCTGCACGTGGTAGGGGTCGAAGATCCGCTCGCCGGTCTCCTGGTCGCGCACGTTGGCGGCGATCCAGGGGTGCTTCGTCTCACCGGTGCGCCGTGCCATCACCTCCGGCCCGTAGGCCACCTCCCAGTTGCCGGGGACCGCCGCGTCGAAGCCAATGGCGTCGAGCGGGCCGACGACCGCCTCGCCCTTCGTCATCGCCGCTGCGGCCGAGCCCTGGAAGGTATCGCCAGCGTCGAGGACGAGGACCTCGCCGTTTCGCTCCGCGCGGATCCGATCGATCGCGGTGGCGACCCGGGCGAAGCCACCCGCCATCTCGACCCGCTCCTCGCCGTCGTGCCAGAAGCGCTCGAGATGCGGCTCGAGCTGCGCGTGGAGATCGGCGACGTAGACGATGGTGACCTGCTTCGTCTCGGGCTCCTCGGCGCGCTTCGCGACGGAGGGGGCGGCACAGGAGCTGGCGAAAAGCGTTGCGGCGGTGCTGGCGACGAGCCATCGGTTCATGGGGCTTCCTCTCGTGAAGGCGGGAGAAGGGGCGGGCCGGGGTGGGGTTGCAGTGGCGGTGACACGGCGCCGGTCCGAGGAAGTTCCCTGCGGCGGAAAAAACTTCGGGGGAGGGGCTTGCGGAACCGGGAAGGTTGGTTTCGTTTCCCTGCTCTGCATCGGAGGTATCTTTTGCAGACGAACGACTCGACGATGCAGCCAGCGCAGCCGACCAAACCCCGGGCCTGGGAAGAAGCGCTCTTCGGCATGCGGACCGCGGAGCTGGGCAAGGTCGTGCCCGGCGTTCTCCTCGCCCTCGGCATCGCGATCGGGGCGAGCTTCCTCGCCGACGCGCTCGGCGCCGCGGTGCTCCGCTTCCAGGGCCTCGATCCCGCGGGGCGGGGCAGCCCGATCTCCGCCATCTCGGTGGCGGTGGTCCTCGGCCTGATCCTGGCCAACGTGGTCGATCTGCCCAAGATCTTCGGCGCGGGCCTCGGCTTCTCGGTGAAGAAGATCCTCCGCCTCGGGATCATCCTCGTCGGCATCAAGCTCTCGGTGATCGACGTGCTCCAGGTCGGCGCCATCGGCATCCCGATCGTGGTGGCGCTCGTCCTCTTCGCCCTCGCCGCCACCTTGTGGATCGCGAAGCGCGCGGGCCTGAGCAACCAGCTCGGCTCCCTGGCAGCGGCCTCGACGGCGATCTGCGGGATCACCGCCACCGTCGCCATCGCGCCGAGCATCGAGGCGGACGACAAGGAGGTCGCCTACACGGTGGCCAACGTCACCCTCTTCGGCCTCTTCGGGATGCTCGCCTACCCCTACCTCGCCCACTTCCTCTTCGGCGACGCCTCGTCCTCCGCGGGCCTCTTCCTCGGCACCGCCATCCACGACACCTCGCAGGTGATGGGCGCGGCCCTCTCCTACAAGGAGGTCTTCGCGGACGAGCGGGCGATGCAGGTGGCGACGGTGGCCAAGCTCACCCGCAACGCGCTCCTGGTGGCGGTGGTGCCCTTCCTCGCCTTCCTCCACGCCAGGCGCGCGGGCCACGCCGGCAAAAAGGTGCCGCTCGCGAAGCTCTTTCCGGTCTTCGTCCTCGGCTTCCTCGCCCTCTCGCTCGTCCGCACCCTGGGCGACGTCGGGCTGCAGGGCGGGGGGCTCGCCCTCGGCGCGTGGGACGCGGCGAGCTGGAAGTCGATGGCGAAGTTCATCGGGGAGAAGAGCGCCACGGTCGCCCTCGGCACCGCGCTCGCCGCCGTGGGCCTGACCACGCGGCTCTCGGTCTTCAAGAAGCTGGGGCTGAAGCCCTTCTTCGTGGGGCTCTCCGCCGCGCTCATCGTCGGCGTGGCCGCGCTCGCGCTCGCCGCGCTGGCGGGGCCCTTCGTCGGCTGATCGCTTCGCCGCGCCCCAGGGGCTGCGGCGAAGCGCCAAAAAGAAAAGGCCGATCCGGAGAACCGGATCGGCCTTTCGCACTTTTGGTGGAGCTGAGGGGGATCGAACCCCTGACCTCTAGAGTGCGATTCTAGCGCTCTCCCAGCTGAGCTACAGCCCCAGAACCGCGGCGGAATGACCCGCCTGCGAAGTGGCGCGGAACCTATAGATCCACCCCGTAGGTGTCAAGGCGCTTTCTTCCGCGATCCAGCTTTTTCTTCGGCACCACACCGCCGCGCAGCGGCCGCCCAGGGGCCACCTCGATCTCACAACGGGTGCGAGATGTCGGTGCGCGTAGGCGTTCGATTGGGCAGCCGTTCAATTGACAGCCCACCCCTCCGCTGCTAGGTACAAGTTCTCGCTTTTTGCAGTCTTTTTCGCGCCGACGCCCACCAAGACGGGCCCGGGTGTGGTCCCGAAAAATGGCCGACAAGAATTCCGCTCCGAAGCCCACGCCTGCAGAGCTGGCTGCCCTCGAACACGCCTTTGCGTCGGATCCCGCCTCCGATGCCCATCTCGCCCTCGCCGACGCCTATCTCTCGATGGGCCGCTTCATGGAAGCGATGGTGGTGGCGAAGAAGGGCGTGCGCGCGCATCCCGACAAGCCGGAGGGCCGCGTCCTCCTCGCCCGGGTCTACGCCGCGCAGAACAAGGACAAGAAGGCCCTCGACGAGATCAAGCCCGCGCTCGAGATCGAGCCGGCCCACGAGGCGGCGTTGCGCCTCGCGGTGGATCTCTTCGTCCGCGGCGGCGACCGCCCCGCAGCCGAGATCGCGGTGCGCGTCGCTGCCGATGCGGCGCCCGGTGATGCTGCCGTCGCAGCGATCGCAGCCGAGTACGACCTGCCGCTTCCCCAGGCCCCCGTGGTGGAGGAGCCGCCGGCGCCCGCACCGGAGCCGGTGGCCGCCGCGCCCGCGGAGAGCACCCCGGCAGCTCCGCCGGTGCTCGCGCCGGTGCTCGCGCCGGTCTCCGCGGCGCCGCCCGTGCTCCCGCCGCAGGAGGCTCCCGCCGCCCCTCCGGTGGAGGTGGTGAAGTTCGCCGCGCCTGCCCCCG
Proteins encoded:
- a CDS encoding bifunctional metallophosphatase/5'-nucleotidase, whose translation is MNRWLVASTAATLFASSCAAPSVAKRAEEPETKQVTIVYVADLHAQLEPHLERFWHDGEERVEMAGGFARVATAIDRIRAERNGEVLVLDAGDTFQGSAAAAMTKGEAVVGPLDAIGFDAAVPGNWEVAYGPEVMARRTGETKHPWIAANVRDQETGERIFDPYHVQEVGGVRIGVVGYTDPDVPKRQPPAYSTGLAYDGAAELPELVQQVRQKEGAEVVLLATHLGLSKAVALAERVPGVDVHLSGDTHERTYEPIEKNGTWIVEPGAFGSFLGRLDLFVRDGVVVDKRWELIELTASNFPEKPEVKALVDATLEPLRAKLDQPIGTIGAQLERYDVVETTLDNFLSDAVRAGTGAEIGLSNGFRFGAPLPAGAVREKHLWDFYPIVTNLKVGKVTGRQLRAFWEQELENVFSPNPEKRFGGWLPRPSGMTVRFRAAAPKGERVQAIEVNGEPLDPDRLYTVAACEREGDTPDMLCRMPGAQETKVLSIDAHEAVRRYLAANPGIAVAREGRVVGTDLPPVLRTQN
- a CDS encoding YeiH family protein; the encoded protein is MQTNDSTMQPAQPTKPRAWEEALFGMRTAELGKVVPGVLLALGIAIGASFLADALGAAVLRFQGLDPAGRGSPISAISVAVVLGLILANVVDLPKIFGAGLGFSVKKILRLGIILVGIKLSVIDVLQVGAIGIPIVVALVLFALAATLWIAKRAGLSNQLGSLAAASTAICGITATVAIAPSIEADDKEVAYTVANVTLFGLFGMLAYPYLAHFLFGDASSSAGLFLGTAIHDTSQVMGAALSYKEVFADERAMQVATVAKLTRNALLVAVVPFLAFLHARRAGHAGKKVPLAKLFPVFVLGFLALSLVRTLGDVGLQGGGLALGAWDAASWKSMAKFIGEKSATVALGTALAAVGLTTRLSVFKKLGLKPFFVGLSAALIVGVAALALAALAGPFVG